A genomic stretch from Syntrophorhabdaceae bacterium includes:
- a CDS encoding CaiB/BaiF CoA-transferase family protein, translated as MVNCESDEKREGLLKGFRALDLTDQQGFACGKILAALGIDVIKIEQSGGDPARAIPPFYGDTTDAQKSLYWEAFNTDKRGITLNIRNAEAQELFKRLVERADFVLESFKPGTMESLGIGYDILSGLNQRIILVSITPFGQKGPYSGFKASDLVISAMGGIMDNTGDSDRAPLKESLEACYYHGNVAAAVGAVIAHYFRETTGQGQQVDVSLHEVAASRNAINFIQWEFDRRLTKRSGASTQYGGMKVRTVWPCRDGYVSWMIIAGIMGEASNLALSRWMDDDGLPNPLHEVTDWKAVDLPTLGRETIDRFESAIGAFFLKHTKKELREEGLRRRINAAVLDGPDDILDNIQLQARRYFTDVEYPEWGRTLRYPGYFFLCSETENLIRRSAPHVGEHNHEIYVEEMGLSAAEVTALVASGTI; from the coding sequence ATGGTAAATTGTGAATCAGATGAAAAAAGGGAGGGGTTGCTGAAGGGCTTCCGCGCGCTCGATCTTACAGATCAGCAAGGGTTTGCCTGCGGAAAGATCCTCGCGGCGCTCGGAATTGATGTAATAAAGATTGAGCAGTCCGGAGGTGATCCGGCGCGCGCCATCCCTCCGTTTTACGGCGATACGACTGATGCGCAAAAAAGCCTCTACTGGGAGGCGTTCAATACGGACAAGCGCGGGATAACGCTGAATATAAGAAACGCTGAAGCACAGGAACTCTTCAAACGACTGGTCGAACGTGCCGATTTTGTGCTGGAATCTTTCAAACCGGGTACCATGGAGTCATTGGGTATCGGTTACGACATTCTGAGCGGCCTCAACCAGAGAATCATACTGGTGTCGATAACACCGTTCGGGCAGAAGGGCCCGTATAGCGGGTTCAAAGCAAGCGATCTCGTTATTTCCGCCATGGGAGGAATAATGGATAATACCGGCGATTCCGATCGTGCCCCTCTCAAGGAATCGCTGGAGGCCTGTTATTACCATGGAAATGTAGCTGCGGCCGTTGGAGCAGTCATAGCACACTATTTTCGGGAGACCACGGGACAGGGGCAACAGGTCGATGTTTCTCTCCATGAGGTCGCGGCGAGCCGCAATGCCATAAACTTCATACAGTGGGAATTCGACCGGCGTCTCACCAAGAGAAGTGGCGCGAGCACCCAATACGGCGGAATGAAGGTGCGAACCGTATGGCCCTGCAGGGACGGGTATGTGAGCTGGATGATAATTGCCGGAATCATGGGTGAAGCGAGCAATCTCGCCCTATCGCGATGGATGGATGACGATGGTTTACCCAATCCGCTTCACGAGGTGACGGATTGGAAAGCGGTCGATCTGCCTACGCTCGGCCGCGAGACAATCGACAGGTTCGAGTCCGCCATAGGCGCGTTCTTTCTGAAACATACGAAGAAGGAGTTGCGCGAAGAGGGTCTCAGAAGAAGGATAAATGCTGCAGTGCTCGACGGTCCCGATGATATCCTGGACAACATCCAGCTTCAGGCACGTCGGTATTTCACGGATGTGGAATATCCTGAATGGGGAAGGACGTTGCGTTATCCGGGATATTTCTTCCTGTGTAGCGAGACGGAGAATCTTATCAGGCGCAGTGCCCCCCACGTCGGTGAGCACAACCACGAAATCTATGTTGAGGAGATGGGACTCTCGGCAGCCGAGGTGACTGCACTTGTGGCATCGGGGACTATTTAA
- a CDS encoding CoA transferase, producing MRSDMGKQALCGIKVFDFGWALAGSLTGKLLGDHGATVVKVESTVHIDFSRTNRNVSMSSPTNPDDKPWFTYYNTSKYGMGLNLKHPRVREVVTRFYRWADVVTENFTPGTLTKLGLDYEFARTVKPDIVMASISAYGQTGPMAREFGTDGMGSSQSGHRFMTGWPDRSPVMPTNVPYGDLVLPLFAVMAIVSALDYRRRTGKGQYIDTSMLDVLTHKTTPAILDLTANGHIQGRSGNRVGNGVPHGAYPCLGEDRWCVISVFADDEWESFCKAIGGPQWTKERRFATQKARKENEDALDELVQQWTSQHSAEEVMYLLQTYGVAAGVVQNAQDLLESDPQIRERGYFSPMKHPVIGTFGHPNPPFKLLKSRAEMRTSPCLGEHTAYVCTELLGMSDEEFCALEQEGVFR from the coding sequence GTGAGATCGGACATGGGAAAACAGGCGCTCTGCGGCATAAAGGTCTTTGATTTCGGATGGGCACTTGCGGGCAGTTTGACGGGCAAACTCCTCGGTGATCACGGGGCCACGGTCGTTAAAGTGGAATCCACGGTGCACATAGATTTTTCCAGGACAAATAGAAACGTTTCCATGTCCTCGCCCACGAACCCCGATGATAAACCATGGTTCACGTACTATAACACGTCAAAATACGGCATGGGTCTTAATTTGAAACATCCCCGTGTGCGGGAAGTCGTTACGAGGTTTTACCGCTGGGCTGATGTTGTGACGGAGAATTTTACCCCCGGCACCCTCACCAAGCTCGGGTTGGATTATGAATTCGCAAGAACGGTGAAGCCGGATATCGTTATGGCGAGCATAAGTGCATATGGACAGACGGGCCCTATGGCCCGTGAATTCGGTACTGATGGCATGGGAAGCAGCCAGTCGGGCCATCGGTTTATGACAGGGTGGCCTGACAGATCGCCGGTGATGCCTACCAATGTCCCATATGGAGACCTGGTCCTCCCGCTCTTTGCTGTAATGGCCATTGTCTCAGCACTGGATTACCGACGTCGTACCGGAAAAGGGCAATACATTGATACCAGCATGCTCGACGTGCTGACCCATAAAACCACCCCCGCAATCCTTGATCTCACGGCTAACGGTCATATTCAGGGCAGATCCGGCAATCGAGTCGGCAACGGTGTGCCACACGGGGCATACCCCTGTCTAGGGGAAGACCGTTGGTGTGTCATTTCTGTTTTTGCAGACGACGAATGGGAAAGTTTTTGCAAGGCTATCGGCGGGCCTCAATGGACCAAAGAGCGAAGGTTCGCTACGCAAAAGGCACGAAAAGAAAATGAAGACGCATTAGATGAGCTTGTTCAACAATGGACCAGCCAGCACAGTGCGGAAGAGGTAATGTATCTGCTACAGACGTACGGGGTAGCAGCAGGTGTCGTGCAGAACGCACAAGACTTGTTGGAGTCGGATCCTCAGATCAGAGAAAGGGGGTATTTCAGCCCGATGAAACACCCTGTCATCGGAACGTTCGGTCACCCCAACCCCCCTTTCAAGTTGCTTAAGTCCAGGGCCGAGATGCGTACATCCCCCTGTCTCGGTGAACACACGGCATATGTGTGCACGGAGCTCCTCGGCATGTCCGATGAGGAATTCTGTGCGCTGGAACAGGAAGGTGTTTTCAGGTGA
- a CDS encoding tripartite tricarboxylate transporter substrate binding protein, whose protein sequence is MSIRKLFLLATFCVAALVAAGFFSDRACAQEKYPTRAIDIIVPTGPGGSTDLTTRIIAAELKKLWGVPVNVVNKTGGNMVPALLEVLDSEPDGYTMFADNISASSAIPLTAPKELLPKLESRTYISLTTTVPFLLFVPASSPVKSLKDLEAEIKKDPGAFTWPSGGGAAAADVLVRQFAKLIGVDVNKTKPVPAQSGAQMLTLSGSGSIKLLTFGATMGVPNTQAGFIRPIVTLYRTRLPEFPDVSTSAEQGYPTMVYHYWSGISGPPKLPASIAQKWEKTLAEVLKNPAVLAELKKIGNLAFYHNAADTKKYVAQETDSMAKIFK, encoded by the coding sequence ATGTCTATCAGAAAGTTATTCTTGTTAGCAACGTTTTGTGTAGCCGCTCTCGTCGCCGCGGGTTTTTTTAGCGATCGAGCGTGTGCTCAAGAGAAATACCCAACGAGGGCTATTGACATCATTGTCCCCACCGGCCCAGGGGGTTCGACAGATTTAACGACCCGTATCATAGCGGCGGAACTAAAAAAGCTTTGGGGTGTGCCGGTCAATGTTGTAAATAAGACTGGCGGCAACATGGTGCCCGCTTTGCTTGAGGTGCTCGACAGTGAACCTGACGGCTACACAATGTTCGCCGATAACATTTCCGCCAGTTCAGCGATACCCCTTACCGCTCCCAAAGAACTCCTGCCCAAACTTGAAAGCCGGACATATATCAGTCTCACGACGACCGTGCCTTTCCTTCTCTTTGTGCCGGCATCATCGCCCGTTAAATCACTTAAGGATCTTGAAGCAGAGATTAAAAAGGACCCCGGGGCTTTCACGTGGCCTTCAGGCGGTGGCGCGGCCGCGGCAGACGTGCTGGTCAGGCAATTCGCCAAGCTGATTGGGGTCGATGTCAATAAAACCAAGCCGGTGCCTGCACAAAGCGGGGCGCAGATGCTGACGTTGAGCGGCAGCGGCAGCATAAAACTTCTCACGTTCGGAGCCACTATGGGTGTACCCAATACTCAGGCGGGTTTCATCCGGCCTATCGTGACACTGTACAGAACGAGGCTCCCCGAATTTCCCGATGTATCGACGTCAGCGGAACAGGGTTACCCCACAATGGTATACCACTATTGGAGCGGTATCTCCGGTCCTCCCAAGCTGCCTGCGAGCATCGCACAGAAATGGGAGAAAACCCTTGCGGAAGTGCTGAAAAATCCCGCTGTTCTTGCAGAACTCAAGAAGATAGGCAATCTCGCCTTCTATCACAATGCAGCGGATACCAAGAAATACGTCGCCCAGGAGACAGATTCAATGGCCAAGATCTTTAAATGA
- a CDS encoding MaoC family dehydratase N-terminal domain-containing protein → MTFDEYIEELKRGIGKTFVNEWGSNMAGPAFPKPVCFFNTQVTKDSIKHFVDAIGDVNPLFRDREYAKNTKYGCLIAPPTILYTIALGRYPEPVSSAPSANYPPLYTGDDYEWYAPICEGDEIDWKTVFPTKIETKQTKTAGKTAFIYGRHEFYRHNGGLPLAACNFWVLVYDRDEFQYWPAEKKQKISETPKFPVHSEEYIKEVYAAQDRETVRGATPRYWEDVEVGEELTPVVRGPFTVDESVAWIIGSGEFFFCSDRLFRMIHEHTGWGEYHPDLKVYLNFKHGTYAFTPEGVGGWGAQRTTWVDMMLTNWVGDEGFVWKLRSEHRRRGGYGNVFWCRARVTRKYAENGRFSVDLEHHVEDQTGALILAGTASVLLPSRQNGPVIYPTPSGGHAEVG, encoded by the coding sequence ATGACTTTTGATGAATATATCGAGGAACTGAAAAGGGGTATTGGAAAGACATTTGTCAACGAATGGGGATCAAACATGGCCGGACCCGCTTTTCCAAAACCGGTCTGCTTTTTCAATACCCAGGTGACGAAAGACTCGATCAAGCATTTTGTTGATGCGATAGGCGATGTAAATCCGCTGTTCCGCGATAGGGAGTATGCAAAGAATACAAAGTATGGGTGCCTCATCGCTCCTCCCACTATCCTTTATACGATCGCTCTCGGTCGCTATCCCGAACCGGTAAGTTCTGCTCCGTCTGCGAATTATCCGCCACTTTATACCGGTGACGACTACGAATGGTATGCGCCGATCTGTGAAGGTGATGAGATTGACTGGAAGACGGTCTTTCCCACCAAGATCGAGACAAAACAGACAAAAACGGCCGGCAAAACTGCATTCATCTATGGCAGGCATGAATTCTACAGACACAATGGGGGCTTGCCCCTCGCTGCGTGCAACTTCTGGGTTCTCGTCTATGACAGGGATGAATTCCAGTACTGGCCGGCGGAAAAAAAGCAGAAGATCTCTGAAACTCCCAAGTTTCCCGTGCACAGCGAGGAGTATATAAAAGAGGTCTATGCGGCACAGGATCGGGAAACTGTGCGGGGCGCCACTCCCCGCTATTGGGAGGACGTGGAGGTCGGCGAAGAATTGACGCCTGTTGTGCGGGGCCCCTTCACCGTGGACGAATCAGTGGCCTGGATCATCGGATCGGGCGAATTCTTTTTTTGTTCAGACAGACTGTTCCGTATGATACACGAGCATACCGGCTGGGGAGAATATCATCCTGATCTGAAAGTCTATCTGAATTTCAAGCACGGCACGTACGCCTTCACTCCTGAAGGGGTTGGAGGATGGGGTGCCCAGAGGACGACCTGGGTTGATATGATGCTAACGAACTGGGTCGGGGATGAGGGGTTTGTCTGGAAACTCCGCTCAGAACACAGGAGGCGCGGCGGCTACGGAAATGTCTTCTGGTGCAGGGCGCGGGTGACCAGAAAATACGCGGAGAACGGGCGTTTCTCAGTTGATCTCGAACACCACGTAGAAGACCAGACGGGTGCCCTGATACTTGCGGGCACCGCGAGCGTGCTCCTTCCGTCAAGACAGAACGGACCGGTAATTTACCCGACGCCATCGGGGGGGCATGCTGAAGTCGGTTGA